The Sulfitobacter guttiformis genome contains a region encoding:
- a CDS encoding Arm DNA-binding domain-containing protein yields MTGKVTSPTMPLSDIQVRNLKPRDKAYKVSDFEGLFALIKVNGSKLWQFKYSIFGKERLLSIDVCPEVSLAQARKAKEDARAKVAADVVSSEAKQTERRVKHKDSAQTFELIGRLFLEKQHLEGTSKATLDKTEHHLKLANRDFGR; encoded by the coding sequence TTGACCGGAAAAGTGACATCCCCAACGATGCCACTATCAGATATTCAAGTTCGGAATCTAAAACCCCGCGACAAGGCCTATAAGGTTTCAGACTTCGAGGGCTTGTTTGCCTTGATCAAGGTCAACGGTTCCAAACTTTGGCAGTTCAAATACAGCATCTTTGGCAAGGAACGGTTACTTTCCATTGACGTATGCCCCGAGGTTAGCTTGGCTCAAGCCCGCAAAGCCAAGGAAGATGCACGCGCCAAAGTAGCGGCAGACGTTGTTTCAAGCGAAGCGAAACAAACCGAAAGGCGGGTGAAGCATAAAGATTCAGCCCAGACGTTTGAGCTGATCGGGAGATTATTTCTCGAAAAGCAGCACTTGGAAGGGACGTCCAAAGCCACGTTGGACAAGACAGAACACCATCTGAAGCTTGCCAACCGTGACTTTGGGCGCTGA
- a CDS encoding glycoside hydrolase family protein — protein MSRNLDPESKWKRMSRIPIPIKDSDGQPLRWQIPTVQVETDRLWRIYISGRTLHNDIGAYFLEVEPHNGMRVVNHGTTLDAKNVPKRQYGDHGVGPSCCYQAETGPHIAVNLVRLNPPVFDASIGFWPATDIVAQFNRDPEIENFEDNKFAVSPFILKENGVYHMWYGRGTGWRMDAEPNPEPTYAIAHATSKNGVDGWVRDEAFAIPPRDAEETGITRTIVQKRTDGGDGWEMWYSYRGMFDLNRPTLRDYKIGYAISSDLVTWDRRDDAHEFINPPVAGDWDSDMQCYCFVVPHEDREIMIYCGNGYGFSGIGYAERVVKDTTLHS, from the coding sequence ATGAGCCGAAATTTGGACCCAGAGTCGAAATGGAAACGTATGTCGCGCATTCCTATTCCAATCAAAGATTCAGATGGCCAACCCCTCCGCTGGCAAATTCCGACTGTACAGGTTGAGACCGATCGACTTTGGCGAATTTACATAAGCGGCCGAACCTTACATAACGATATTGGCGCTTATTTTCTGGAAGTCGAGCCGCACAACGGCATGCGGGTGGTGAACCATGGCACGACGTTAGATGCTAAGAATGTTCCAAAGAGACAGTATGGCGATCATGGCGTAGGACCTTCATGCTGTTATCAGGCAGAAACCGGGCCTCACATCGCGGTCAATTTAGTGCGACTTAACCCGCCAGTATTTGACGCTAGCATCGGATTTTGGCCCGCCACAGACATAGTGGCACAGTTTAACCGTGATCCGGAGATTGAAAATTTCGAAGATAATAAATTTGCGGTCTCGCCGTTTATCCTTAAAGAAAATGGCGTGTATCACATGTGGTACGGTCGTGGCACGGGGTGGCGGATGGATGCAGAACCCAACCCTGAACCCACTTACGCAATTGCCCACGCAACGTCGAAAAACGGGGTCGATGGATGGGTTCGGGATGAAGCATTTGCAATCCCTCCGCGTGACGCTGAGGAAACCGGCATCACTCGTACCATTGTGCAAAAACGTACGGATGGCGGTGACGGCTGGGAGATGTGGTATAGTTATCGAGGCATGTTTGACCTGAACCGACCAACGTTAAGGGATTACAAAATCGGCTACGCAATATCATCCGATTTGGTGACGTGGGACCGCCGTGATGATGCGCATGAGTTCATAAACCCGCCCGTTGCAGGGGATTGGGATAGCGACATGCAATGCTATTGCTTTGTTGTCCCGCACGAAGACCGTGAAATCATGATATATTGCGGCAATGGGTACGGCTTTTCCGGCATCGGTTATGCAGAACGCGTGGTAAAAGATACCACACTACACAGCTAA
- a CDS encoding WbqC family protein, whose product MQPYFFPYGGYYRLMAATDMFVIYDCVQFARRGRVHRSRIPETQSGRPPKWLTLPLAKAPRETRICDLRFAQDAKSRLAQTFKQFGLSSAASTPLRQKVCNLLEKPEGTVVDVLHDSLRLMRDACEFDCDIRRSSSLEIAPDVKGEARVIKIVQSFGGRTYINSPGGVDLYSAATFADAELRLRFLDPYAGAIQNMLQAVFTMKIEDIRNDIVTSIGCSSLR is encoded by the coding sequence ATGCAGCCCTACTTTTTCCCATATGGTGGATATTACCGCTTGATGGCTGCAACGGACATGTTCGTCATTTACGATTGCGTTCAGTTTGCGCGGCGCGGTCGTGTGCATCGCTCCCGAATTCCGGAAACGCAATCGGGCCGCCCGCCGAAATGGTTAACGCTACCGCTTGCCAAGGCTCCAAGGGAGACACGCATCTGCGACCTACGGTTTGCGCAGGATGCCAAGTCACGACTGGCCCAGACTTTTAAACAGTTTGGATTGTCGTCTGCAGCGAGCACACCGTTGCGTCAGAAGGTCTGCAACCTGCTAGAGAAGCCCGAAGGGACCGTTGTTGATGTCCTGCATGATAGCTTGCGTCTGATGAGGGATGCGTGCGAGTTTGACTGCGATATTAGGCGCAGTTCGTCACTTGAGATAGCGCCCGATGTAAAAGGCGAGGCGCGGGTCATAAAGATTGTACAAAGCTTCGGTGGGCGGACATATATTAACAGCCCTGGGGGTGTGGACCTTTACAGCGCTGCAACCTTCGCGGATGCAGAACTCAGATTGCGGTTTCTAGACCCCTATGCGGGCGCTATCCAGAATATGTTGCAAGCAGTTTTTACGATGAAAATCGAAGATATCCGAAACGATATTGTGACCAGCATTGGGTGTTCTAGCCTGCGCTAA
- a CDS encoding glycosyltransferase family 2 protein, translating to MNLVACMLVGNEVELVDAAIQNAFRHGVDAFVIVETASSDGTTDILRAYADDPRFDISFLSHDEVYSKNFINPAQVWADIVACAKSRFDADWILRMDADEFIMTRSGSLKDLCAGCEDDAFSLERFNVLVPPSCVDLAAAAKDYETLSQLQVMACPFPNKTVMLKQNESIPLILTMVGGKTLCRAEVLHGFSPGGHAGMNISSETLKAKKTGEAWIVHFWFTTEDRFLRKCQFIVDITQTVRTTQKGGWQWNRWGSIADESVESAKDEFKKQLIDQHRLEILSQQGRIARADQAFDTSVEHSDAITQMHILQLGWGN from the coding sequence ATGAATTTAGTCGCCTGCATGCTGGTTGGCAATGAAGTTGAATTAGTTGACGCTGCGATACAGAATGCATTCCGGCATGGTGTCGACGCCTTTGTGATTGTCGAAACAGCGTCTTCGGATGGTACGACGGATATTCTGCGGGCTTATGCTGACGATCCTCGGTTTGACATAAGTTTTTTATCCCATGACGAGGTTTACAGCAAAAATTTCATCAATCCAGCACAAGTATGGGCGGACATTGTTGCATGCGCGAAGTCTCGATTTGACGCTGATTGGATCTTGCGTATGGATGCCGACGAATTCATCATGACTCGTTCTGGCAGCCTAAAGGACCTTTGCGCCGGATGCGAAGACGATGCATTTAGCTTGGAGCGGTTCAATGTGCTGGTCCCACCTTCCTGTGTTGATCTGGCCGCTGCGGCGAAAGATTATGAAACGTTGTCACAGCTGCAGGTAATGGCATGTCCATTTCCGAATAAAACCGTAATGTTGAAACAGAATGAAAGCATTCCACTGATCCTGACTATGGTAGGCGGCAAGACCCTATGTCGCGCAGAGGTTCTGCATGGCTTTTCTCCAGGAGGTCATGCCGGTATGAACATCTCGAGCGAAACTCTTAAAGCGAAAAAGACAGGAGAGGCCTGGATAGTTCATTTCTGGTTTACTACAGAAGACCGGTTTCTCAGAAAGTGCCAGTTCATCGTTGATATCACTCAAACCGTTCGCACAACGCAGAAAGGCGGTTGGCAGTGGAACCGTTGGGGTAGCATAGCGGACGAGAGTGTGGAGTCGGCCAAAGATGAATTTAAAAAACAACTCATCGATCAGCACAGACTCGAAATTCTTAGCCAACAAGGACGGATCGCGCGGGCCGATCAGGCCTTTGACACGTCAGTTGAGCACTCCGATGCTATTACCCAGATGCATATCTTACAACTTGGCTGGGGAAACTAG
- a CDS encoding acetyltransferase, protein MQIIVFGVGQLSEVISYYLEQDPAVNVAGYTVDRAFIPDTGKFLDKPVAAWEDISQHFPPDQYQLLGPISYYDNNRLRKQRYLEGKALGYSFASYVHPSSHIGGAQIGENSVVLEECTVQPFAILGVCSILWSKVHIGHHTQVSDYCFFASFCGVAGNARIGERVFFGGQTGLVDNTTVGDGCIVAAGTIITKNLPANSFATTQKARVLADAADRFANKLLINRL, encoded by the coding sequence GTGCAGATCATAGTATTCGGCGTCGGTCAACTTTCTGAAGTTATCAGTTATTATTTAGAACAGGATCCTGCCGTCAATGTCGCTGGATACACGGTCGATCGTGCGTTTATTCCTGACACAGGAAAGTTTCTCGACAAGCCGGTCGCCGCTTGGGAGGATATTTCACAGCACTTCCCACCTGATCAGTACCAACTGCTTGGCCCGATCAGTTACTACGACAACAACCGGTTGAGAAAACAACGTTACCTAGAGGGTAAAGCGCTTGGATACAGCTTTGCGAGCTATGTACATCCGTCTTCGCACATCGGAGGTGCCCAAATTGGCGAAAATTCGGTCGTCCTAGAGGAGTGCACAGTTCAACCCTTCGCAATACTAGGGGTGTGTTCAATTCTTTGGAGTAAAGTCCATATCGGTCATCACACCCAAGTGTCGGACTATTGTTTCTTCGCGTCATTCTGTGGTGTGGCAGGCAATGCCCGTATAGGGGAGCGGGTATTCTTTGGAGGCCAAACCGGCTTGGTTGATAACACCACCGTCGGTGACGGATGTATAGTAGCGGCAGGGACTATTATAACCAAGAACTTGCCAGCAAATTCCTTTGCCACAACTCAAAAAGCTCGTGTGCTTGCAGATGCCGCAGACCGGTTTGCCAACAAGCTTCTGATAAACCGGCTCTAA
- a CDS encoding DegT/DnrJ/EryC1/StrS family aminotransferase — translation MTSPKENIQRLPVARPQLANYLALASYLKIIDETRVYSNFGPLQTQLVQRLQTQVFGQGSHVVACSSGTSALVAAITALQKRWGHKGKLCLVTAHSFVATAAAPELCGFTNVFVDVDPQTWALDPATVRQHPHLDRVGLVMVCSPYGKTIDLAAWQKFHCDTGIPVVVDAAASFDGVAEGALTLPSSIPVVLSLHATKSYSSGEGGLVISRDFELMAMATCSINHGFLGSRHAQMCGHNAKMSEYHAAVGLAELDGWKDKKAKMQKIGDLYQEHWKKAGAPGRVWSSPDVSSCYVLLETASGQDAIEYVECFDRAGIDVRFWYGAGLHKEAAFRNAAHPVAMTVTEDLSERLIGLPCFVDIGENGISRVVGALTC, via the coding sequence ATGACTAGCCCCAAGGAAAACATACAACGTCTTCCGGTAGCAAGGCCACAATTGGCGAATTACCTTGCTTTAGCTTCGTATCTAAAAATTATTGATGAAACCCGTGTCTATTCGAATTTTGGACCGTTGCAAACGCAACTTGTCCAACGCTTGCAGACACAAGTTTTCGGACAAGGATCGCATGTTGTGGCCTGCTCCAGCGGAACCTCTGCCTTGGTCGCTGCGATCACAGCCCTACAAAAACGGTGGGGGCATAAGGGGAAACTGTGCCTCGTAACGGCACACAGTTTTGTTGCTACCGCCGCCGCACCTGAACTGTGCGGTTTCACAAACGTCTTTGTCGATGTCGATCCGCAGACCTGGGCGCTTGATCCTGCGACGGTCCGGCAGCACCCGCACCTCGACAGGGTTGGGCTTGTTATGGTCTGCTCGCCGTATGGCAAAACAATTGATCTGGCAGCATGGCAAAAATTTCACTGTGACACCGGAATTCCGGTAGTAGTGGACGCAGCCGCAAGTTTCGATGGCGTGGCCGAGGGCGCATTAACGTTGCCCAGTAGCATCCCCGTCGTATTAAGCCTACATGCAACAAAAAGCTATTCGAGCGGTGAAGGTGGGCTTGTCATCTCACGGGATTTTGAGCTGATGGCGATGGCGACATGTTCAATCAATCATGGCTTTCTGGGGTCCCGACATGCGCAAATGTGTGGACACAATGCAAAGATGAGCGAATATCACGCTGCGGTCGGACTGGCCGAACTTGATGGCTGGAAAGACAAGAAAGCGAAGATGCAGAAGATCGGTGACTTGTACCAAGAACACTGGAAAAAGGCGGGCGCACCGGGCCGGGTATGGTCGTCCCCTGACGTGTCAAGTTGCTACGTCTTGTTGGAAACAGCGTCGGGGCAAGACGCAATAGAATATGTTGAGTGCTTTGATCGCGCCGGAATTGATGTCCGGTTTTGGTATGGGGCTGGTTTGCATAAAGAAGCTGCATTTCGAAATGCTGCGCATCCTGTAGCGATGACTGTGACCGAAGACTTGTCTGAACGCTTGATCGGCCTGCCCTGTTTCGTAGACATCGGGGAGAATGGAATTTCACGGGTTGTCGGAGCCTTAACGTGCTGA
- a CDS encoding sulfotransferase, producing the protein MLNYAHIGLPKTGTTFLQNTLFPLHPEIHNIGKHGRPVDLPYNVRRLLFADLIDTPEYLFDAEQVARWITAERERVILSENGKRAFGLSCELLTNLIQGRVSLTERATRLASVMGKQTKIIFFVREQTSWLKSLYSTYVREGGLCVNFEDFCFHLCFEEDASAKANLFFDRIHQTYCNIFGTHQVLVIPYEELRNQPQATLNRICGFIDVSEQEFDTSTRYHERPSAQALGAMFALNRHWNFGLGGSRFKRLGGHRIEEAYAAYGINPPEYIEYEKVRHMFMYSSPQKIMDKAAKLRLDARPLTLNIPPAALEHLTSVLAPHNRALQEQTGVSLAEHNYIL; encoded by the coding sequence GTGCTGAACTACGCTCACATCGGTTTGCCTAAGACGGGTACAACCTTTTTGCAGAACACCTTGTTTCCGCTACATCCTGAAATTCACAATATCGGCAAACACGGACGCCCGGTTGATCTTCCTTATAATGTGCGGCGCCTGCTGTTTGCGGATCTGATTGATACTCCAGAATATCTTTTTGATGCCGAGCAGGTCGCACGCTGGATCACTGCAGAACGCGAGAGAGTGATCCTAAGCGAAAACGGAAAACGCGCCTTTGGTCTCTCATGTGAATTGCTGACGAATTTGATACAGGGACGTGTATCATTGACGGAACGCGCCACGCGGCTTGCGTCAGTTATGGGCAAACAGACCAAAATCATTTTCTTTGTTCGTGAACAAACTTCATGGCTGAAATCTTTGTATTCGACGTATGTCCGCGAAGGTGGGCTATGTGTCAACTTTGAAGATTTTTGTTTTCACCTTTGTTTCGAAGAAGACGCTAGCGCCAAAGCAAACCTGTTTTTTGATCGTATCCACCAAACCTATTGCAACATTTTCGGCACCCATCAGGTTTTGGTGATCCCTTACGAGGAATTACGCAATCAGCCGCAAGCAACCTTAAATCGCATATGCGGATTTATAGATGTTTCGGAACAAGAATTCGACACGTCTACGCGGTATCATGAACGGCCTTCCGCCCAAGCTTTAGGGGCGATGTTCGCATTAAACCGTCATTGGAATTTTGGTTTGGGCGGATCACGGTTCAAGCGGTTGGGCGGGCACCGAATTGAGGAGGCCTACGCAGCCTATGGCATAAACCCACCTGAATATATAGAATACGAAAAAGTAAGACACATGTTTATGTATAGCTCTCCGCAGAAAATCATGGATAAGGCCGCAAAGCTTCGATTGGATGCACGACCCCTGACATTGAACATTCCACCCGCAGCACTTGAACATTTGACGAGCGTGTTGGCACCGCATAATCGAGCTTTGCAAGAACAAACGGGCGTATCCTTAGCGGAACATAATTATATTCTTTAA
- a CDS encoding B12-binding domain-containing radical SAM protein — MVDDNFIANKAKAKELLIEIVKWPEQHGYPLSLNTEASLDLADEPELLELLVKANFTSVFIGIESPRNASLEETLKFQNTRAGTTEDKIQRVRDAGLMITAGFIVGFDSDDPEIFQEQYDFINRIAVAKAAIAILTPIPTTPLYDRLKAEGRLKPFGEGLQFVPKQIDPQDLIARYNTLRQDLYEPPVYFQRVFDSITKSEGFQHARIMMNNRRQRAVSGTPVDKSSRHLKLVYKRLRNALGKSESGQEVLGAYKQQWRKNCTLVEGARLGTADFLSACINHWHYYRIVHEGSSDYIGSSDGISTAAK; from the coding sequence TTGGTAGATGACAATTTCATTGCCAATAAGGCAAAAGCCAAAGAACTTTTGATTGAGATTGTTAAATGGCCAGAGCAACATGGCTATCCCCTTAGCCTCAATACCGAAGCGAGCCTTGACCTTGCAGATGAGCCTGAACTTCTAGAATTGTTGGTTAAAGCGAATTTCACTTCTGTGTTTATTGGAATTGAATCACCACGTAACGCATCCCTTGAAGAGACGCTGAAATTTCAAAACACGCGTGCCGGTACGACCGAAGATAAAATACAAAGGGTGCGCGATGCAGGCCTGATGATCACGGCTGGCTTCATCGTAGGGTTCGACAGTGATGACCCCGAAATTTTTCAAGAGCAGTATGATTTCATCAATCGCATTGCCGTAGCAAAGGCCGCAATTGCGATCCTGACCCCTATTCCTACCACGCCGCTTTATGACCGGCTGAAAGCCGAAGGTCGATTGAAGCCATTTGGAGAGGGGCTGCAATTTGTTCCTAAACAGATCGACCCTCAAGACTTGATCGCACGGTACAATACGTTGCGGCAGGACCTCTATGAACCGCCGGTCTATTTCCAACGCGTGTTTGACAGCATTACGAAATCCGAAGGATTTCAGCACGCACGCATAATGATGAACAACCGTCGACAGCGAGCGGTGTCCGGCACGCCGGTTGACAAATCATCGCGGCATCTGAAACTTGTTTACAAACGCTTACGCAACGCATTGGGGAAATCCGAAAGTGGGCAAGAGGTTCTGGGCGCTTATAAGCAGCAATGGCGGAAAAACTGTACTCTGGTCGAAGGAGCCCGACTTGGGACCGCTGATTTCCTAAGTGCATGCATCAATCATTGGCATTATTACAGGATCGTGCATGAAGGGTCGTCAGATTATATTGGCAGCTCCGACGGCATTAGCACCGCGGCCAAATAA